The Diadema setosum chromosome 8, eeDiaSeto1, whole genome shotgun sequence genome includes the window ctctctcattgaagaaaaaatataatatatataccaTGAATTTCCACACAAATTTACAAGTATCATAAATAATCATATATCTTAATAATTAAAGCATTTTTGTTTGCCTGGAGCCATGTCATTAATGGACTGTACATCAAATCTCAACGTTATAAGTATTTTTGTAACGGTTTCTCCGTAAAGACAAAacgaaaaatatatatgtacaaattGCGTAAGAAAATATATCCCACGTGGTTATAAAAAGAAACACCATCGGGGAtttaaaataatacaaaatctcTATAGATTGGTATACgtacaatataatatatattatcaCGTCAGCAAGTTGGACAGAGCTTGTGATGATATGGGTCAAATGCTTTCGTCTGATTGGTCACAAGTTGCATGACGTAATTGCATATCACTCACGCTACGTAAAATACTATCGGCATGAACAGACGGACCATTCGCGAAAGTCTCTCTCACTGGAATATTCAGGTACATTCTTGGCTATGTTGTTCACCGACAATAATTCCAAAAACACCTTAAACATTCTCTCGTGCTCAAAGCATTCCTCAGagtgtctgctttcactaacaGTGTAAAAAGATTGCAAAAGTATCTCATTGTAGATTATTGATTATGGAcatattgatgaaaatcgatgacgacgatgatgatgatgatgatgatgatgatagtgatatgACCACAGTGATGATTACAGTTAAAGTCGTAGTACGAAACTGTACAAGCTATTGATTTCTCTTACTCCCGTATCGTCAGTACAAAAAACCAATATCCTTAGGTTCAATACTTCAAATGGCAAAGTTACGAATTATAACATGTTATGACGTACTTTACTGAGATAGATATCCGACGCTATGTTTTCACACCAGCTTCGTGATagaaagcaagaaagagagatggTTAATGGAATATATGTACACATTTTTAATATAAAGGCGCTTGAGTACAGAGTATACTAGAATGACATTAATAGGATTGTTTGAAAATGGTTTAGAATACACTGTACTCTTAACGTCGCAAAGGTATTGGTGGTTAATACATACTTCTAAGGAACCACATATAAGAGTGCAAATGTGTCACGAAATCTACAGcgctttttctctttttctaatGATGGAAAGTCATTTCTACGGGGCATCCACGTGACCCGGTAGGCGGGGTGGATCCAGGATCTAATCTCAGTCACGTGACAGAAAGTGCGTGCACCTCCGTCAAAATAGCGGCCCTCCGTAGAAGTTCGAATGGAAACAATAACATGTCAGCTTGTCAGTGACAGTGAAATATCAATTATTTACAGCGTGAAAACGAGGAAacttgaaaaggaaaaaaaaaaaaggaaacgaaATAGGGCACAGGAGTCAGACAGGTGAAAATAGCACGATGGGTATATCACACATTTAAACTTACGTTACGCAGTACTTAAAGCCTTCCAAGTTACGTCAATCAGTAAAAAATGCGAGGATTACCGGCCTCATGTTAATCGTAATATCAAAATAGTATTCGCTATAGTATAGTAAAACCGTGTAAATAGTATTCGTTCTCAAAcaacaattcatgaaaaaatagTTTGGCTATCAAGCTGCTTGATGCAACGACGATAAAATGTGTTGCACTTTGCAAATTCAAAAACGGAAGTACTTCaagagttttctttttttttttcgtaaataACACATGTATAGAGTGCGAATGAGGCTATATTTCAGCGATACGAAAAATGGTCGCATTGATTAAAGCCCAGTCTTGAATCGTTTAGTTGGCGACAATAAGCGAGGGTTGGCCGTACTGGTCCGCGGCGCCTGTGGGTAGCCCCCAACCGTCCGGTAGAAAACACCCCTCGGGGGTTAGTCCTGTTGGCGACACGTGATGCGTGTTGTGGAGACCAGCTCCAGGGGTGCCACTTGCGTCACTCCAGGGAGTGGCGTACTGCTGCTGCATCGACGGCACGAACTCTCGGGCGTTTGGAGACAGCTGCTGCGGCGAGCGCTGGCTGCTGCGGTAGTTCTTCATGGCTGACCGCTGCTTCATGTAGTTGGCGAACTCCGTGGGCGAGAGCTGCTGGAAGTTGACTCGCTTGCCAGAGTTCTTGGGCTTGGTGGAGCCGAATTTGGTCTGGGCGAAGGAGGCAGCCGTGAAGGTGAGCGCGTTTGGTCGGACGAGAGAGGTGGTACTAGACGAAGTGGACGACGAGCCGCCAGGACTGCCGGGCGTCACTGGACTGGTGGAACCCGTGACAGATGGGACGGACGGCACTGTGTTTATGTGGAACCCCTGAAGGGAGGAGCCCAACGAGTCCACCAGAGAAAAGGGGGCCTCAGGCTCCATCCCCTCCTCCACCACTGTCTCCTGCTTGTAGATGACTGTCACCACGCCCTTCTCGGTGATCCGGTAGCTGACTTCGCCCGGGTCGATCCACATGGTCAGCTCCTGGGGCAGGTTCTCGACCACCTCGTCAACGTCGAGACCGCTCTGGATGATGGCTGCTTCCACGGCCGGGTCCACCTTCTGGCGATTGATTCGGATGCACCTGAAACCGGACCCTTTGTTCGGTTGACCAGGGTACCAGTGACCCGCGAACTTCAGGTAAAGAGCTTTCTCCATCTCCTCCGCGAGGACATTGACCCTACGCCGAGGAAGCTTGTTGTAGAGGTGGCTCCGGAGGAAATCCACAGCACACTGCACCTCTGACTTCATGCTCAGATTAGACGCCATTTTTCTGAGAATAAGAAAAGACGATAATAGGCAAAACGGATTACAGGACAATCACTCACATACCAACACATTGCATGATACAATTATTTCCTATATTATGTTTAAGTGCTTAGCATTcacacacagatgcacacaGATAGCTGTAGAACGCATCGGTTCTTGCACGAGTGCCCTCACATACGTACACGAACAGCTGTTCAGTAATAACACATCCGGCTCTGATTCACCCGATCGATACGTTCGCGGCTCCCCTTCCGAGGGATCCTCGGACGTCGCATCCCATTCTCAGATAAATTCTAAGGGTGTCAGCGAAATCGATTCCCTTCCGTATGTTACTGGACAATGATGACGTTTCCATTTCGAACGTGTTATTAAGttgcccccgcccccccccccccccccacgagtACAAACAATCACGTGACCATCGATATGAACCCGGCACACTTATTGATAATCGATCAACAGGGTGTAGCTATAAGCTATCTTCAACGGACAGTAAACGTGaacaaatgcaatttttctTGGATATCATTGCTCAATCcctgataacaaaatataaaggatGTGAGGTTAAAGATACGAAACAAGACATGCCACAGCGGGTCGATTACCTCTGTAAGACCATgcatattttttcatatttttttcattgcaactgattgacaaccATGCAGATTGTCTCGATTGAAATGAATATAGTAAAGGGAAAAGGTTGAAAcagcgttgtgtgtgtgtgtccctgtTTTGcgaacattgttttctttttttttctaaaacctCGAGGAAACATTTTTGCTGGTGCCACTGTTTCATGGGATGCATCCGGGCTTGCTCACTTTGAATATGATTTAATGTTACAATCGCTTCCGTTCCTTTATAAACAAAGACGAGAAAAGAATACATATTTCCAGAAATATGCTGCGGATTGTTTACGCTATAGCTATACCGTGCCATTAAAAGTACTGAGGGAAAGTGTTTTTATCctatttttttcacaatttctGCTGGTAGGAAGCCATTCTAATGGCTCGTGTTGCCAGCCAAAAATAGGAGGTATACCTAATACGGCTGTACAGCCAACAGGGTAAAAGGTGTCTCCTGGTTTGAAGGCATGGCTGCGTACACAACAAAAGCGTGCACAGAGCTGTGTGCAAACAACACGGATGAAAATGTTTCGCGCTTGCTCTGCATCGGAAACGACCAATATCACTTTAACCCGAGCAGTGACGTCACTGCGCTGTGGAAATAGCGTccgagaggagagagagagagagagagagagagagagagacggagagaaaATGCTGCTTGTGGCAGGCGCGTTGTATTATGATCACAGACGCCGTGAGttagagagaggaagagaaaaaggagagacgggagcatcattttattcttcttcaGCCTATCGCGTTTTTATTTCCCTGACCTTCACGACCAATACTGTCTCGCAATGCAAATGCGATGTTTACTCCTCAAAGACGAGAATCAATTTCTTATCATAGCACTCATCAATTTCAAAGGGAGgtatatgaataaatgaaaaaaaaatagcaaagaaGGCTGAGGGTGAAGCCATAACTTGCCGCAGCTATGATGTATGTAGTCTATACATTATCATGGCATTGGTTGGACGATGGGGGTGGGGACTGTCATAGCACACTCggattgttttttaatgtttaccATTCGGCCCGAACATCTGTTACAGCATGGTATTTCACACGACGCAGATTAGCCTATCTTCTTGTGATATAGCCACAAGTGGGGATAGCTGTACTGTTTATGGGCCATGTTTGACATAAGTGCGAAATTACATTGCACGTTGCATGGCAGTACAATTCAGAAGTGTTGCATCGCCAGTGGGAGAAGAAAGAATCCAAAAActgattttgttattattattttgctatTATATTTTTCCACCTCTCTAATACTTATCAGAGAACCGTTATGTGCATACACAGACAACGGAGAGGATGTAAAATCGAAAACCCAAAGCaactccaaccccccccccctccccccccccccccccccatcctcctccttctccaaCCTCCGCCTCGGAATCTTGGTAAACATTTCTATCCGGGAAGACGACGCTTGACCAGTGCCGCTGTACGTGAAGCGGGCATCACTCAGATCCCGTCTTCCACTCATCTCGTCGTCTCGGCGCTCTATCACCCCCCTTACCCTGCTCCTCTCCACCCTCCTTGAATCTCCCCGTACACACGTCACTAATTCATTAGCATCACTTATCCTCCAACGTACGAGTGCATCCGGACCAAGACAAGAGAAGCCTCCGAGAATTTCGCCCTCCTCGCGATGAACGCTCGACGCGCGGAGAGCAGAAAAAGGGGGTGGCCAGTGTAATGCAGAGAGAAGGGGACTGATCGGAGGGGTGGGGTAGGGAGGGGTAGGGAGGAGAGGtttaaaataaaataacaaaaaatcgATGGGAGATACGCATTGAGCATACTTTGGGACATGGATAGCTCGTCTCCAGTGGCCCTATTTACATGGAATGGACTAATCTACGCTTCCCACGCACAAGATTTTATTCCCACTCGGCGACACCAGAGATGCCTCATTCACCACATCCTTAGCAGCATTGGGAGACGTCGGATTTTATGcgctattcttttttttttttgggggggggggaggtggttcTCAAATAATAAGTTacttctgcttgatttcacACAACTTAGGTGGAAATGtcttgcacaaaaaaaaaaaaaagaagacgaagGATAATTCAGGTTAATCAGCCTCATGGGTTCAATTGTTGAGAATACTGGCTGGTATGACGAATTGCGGTAAATACTTCATTTCAAAAAAAGGAAGgcagctgttgttgttgcttgtttacttctctttttttatagccAGGGTGTATAGTATTGCCAAACTACCATTAGAGACCTGCACCATATGTGTCCCAATTAAACAAACTAAAAATGATAGGGTTGACTTCTTTTACTTcgaatataaaaatgttttcaccaTTGACTGTTCACCTTTAGCAGAAAGTAGTTGATGCTGAGCCAGACTTCTCGTCGCCTTTCCATCTTTAGCAGGAATATTTCAATTAGCAGCATGGTACTAGGGGCCTAGCAGCTGATGGTGGgtaagggggtggggtggggtggggtggggtggggtggggtggaagGCAGATTATGTGAGAAGGAAATGACAGTGGCACCACATACCATGCCACTATATTACGACCCTTGGTCGTTGCTGCAACGTTCATCCGTCCCAATTGGTGACTGCCGTGGGCGCCGGCCGCCACGAGGACGGAGGAGACACATGCCGCACATAGCATTCCTTTTCCTCCCGATACCCCCGCGCTCCATCCATTCAGCGTCCCCTCATCGGCATAAATTCCAGCAGACGACTCACAAACAATCAGCGCACACCAAGCTCTATACAAGACAGCCTTACGATCGTGATCGGTGATTCATAAACACCTACCCTGCCGATCATCGTGACAAGCTTTCATGATCTTGAGCTCTGCATCGCACAATAGTGTTGAATCTGTCACTTAGACATTCACTTTCAAATTTCATCACAttccttttgaaaaaaaaaaaggaaaacgtATAACGTAACATTGATTATAAAAACTGCCCGTGTCATAGGGATAGTGTCTTACACATTGCCTTTTCTCAAAGTCATATGTAAAATGCTGGAAATAATAGCATACACTGTGAATCTCAATGAATAAGTTCCATCGTAGGTCACGAACATAAAATCTAACCATCGAACAATTCATAGCAAAGGATTTTATAATATGCACatcttgaaaatgaaaaatacagagACGAATCTCGACCGAAAATATAAATTCAAGAGAAACTCACCTCAAATAAAATAAATCGCGAGGTATTCACAAGTAATGAAGAGCAATCCTTGATTTAAGAAGATGATATGGACCCCTGTACCAGACAGACAATCAAGTTTCAATGGTCGGACGCGTATTGTTCACCGATCCAGGTAGGAGCGTGTGCAGACATAGGATCTTGCCGGCGATCTAGAACGTGTGCTCGCGAAGTACTAAAATGAGTTCGGCGTTCGTCAGCGGTTGGTGTTATACTTTTCACCGTTCGGGGGAAGAGCTGTGATCGCGTGTGTGTCAGCGGCCTGCGCTTGTCTGTGCGACTAACGAAAATTCTGCGTCGCCGGCTCAGTTATACTTGCTGCGTTGCTACGTGCGAAAGATTCGACCGCTGCGTAGGTAGCTCTGTTGGTAGGAAGgagcacaacacacacaacgcacacacacacgtacacacacacagacgcacacgtTCTCATCACTTATGAGGTCACGCTCCCTCATTAGCATAACTAAGTAGCGAGAGGAATCAAAACACGGGAGGATATCGACTCGGGTGGTAGGATGTTATCGCCGACTCCATATGcgagataaaagaaaataatatgtttatGAATGCTATTACAAATATTTTGCTTCCAACTGAGTTCTGCGTCACGTCTAGGTATGACATTGACAAGAAAACAAGTACATAGGCTTGAGTTTTACACTGGCAAGGGGGTGAAATGctgattgaaaaataaagagaaaaagacaaagTATTCAAATCATTTTTCCCTGGGCACTTGGAGGGGTGGGTGCGTGGAGAGGAGGTAACTATTGGTGGATATTAGTGATGTTATTCATTATTGCCCATATGGAAAGCGATGTGTTGCAATATTCTTTCCTTTTGATTGACAGTCGTGATGGATAGCAAGGGTACAAATATTTGTCTATTATCGCTCCCCAGTCGATGCGACACGGACTTCTCGAGAAAAGGGGTATTATGGAATGCCGGGCGCCCTTTTGATTGTACATCAGAGCGTATTGGAAATGCTCGACTCGTATAGGGTCCGTCCAGCGGTGTACGACACGCCGGGACATTGCCGCACACTACTTATCAGAGAGCGAAATAGCCTCCTCATTACACGCACGTGTTTATTACAGACTCCTATTTCGAGCTCGGGTACGCTTCCCGCGTTTGCATTGCTTTTTCCTGCCTCGAAAACATGCCGAGAGAGGAGGGCGATATCTGTTTTAATAGCCTTGTATCCGCCACACGCTTTCGTTGGGACCCTGCACTCGACTTTTGGGGCGGAAGTTTAGCTTTCCAAGGGACGGGGgacctttcttttttgctttggcTAGGGCAAGGCTATTATTAGTCGGAGGCCGAGCGGTCTCCCGAGAATAGGCCAGGGTGGATTAAACGTTTCCGTTACCCATAGACAAAATAGATTAGTGTCAGTGTGAGGAGCGGATCGCGGCACCGCAAGCCCGTTAGCAATGATCCGACGTCGTACGCAGGCCCGAACGGAATTCGCACAACTGCAACATCGGGTTACTTGCGATCGAGAACTTTCTGAGTATATTGGtttgtgtacatgaaaatgaatgaatgaatgaatgaataaataaataaatagataaataaatgaatgaataaatacgtatatgtatatatatatatgcatgcatgaatataggcctacctataaATTTTCATGGAAGAACGCAGGCATGAAGCTATAATGGTGAAATTTTAAGTGCATTattataatacaatgtaataagaAAGCATTACAGAAAAGAGAGAACGATTAATATAATAAGATAAAAACACATCAAAGTTTACGAAAGCTTTGTTTCCTGTGATATATTCATGATATATATTGTGATGTGTATATTAATCTGTAATAATGATACGAGACAGCGTCAGaactgcttaaaaaaaaaattacggaaaaagaaagaaaaaccgTCAGGTTCTTATTTTGTGTCCCACCGGTTAACCTCTCACCGGATGCGGTTTCTGAGGATCTTAGCTCCCTATTAAT containing:
- the LOC140231961 gene encoding protein Tob1-like yields the protein MASNLSMKSEVQCAVDFLRSHLYNKLPRRRVNVLAEEMEKALYLKFAGHWYPGQPNKGSGFRCIRINRQKVDPAVEAAIIQSGLDVDEVVENLPQELTMWIDPGEVSYRITEKGVVTVIYKQETVVEEGMEPEAPFSLVDSLGSSLQGFHINTVPSVPSVTGSTSPVTPGSPGGSSSTSSSTTSLVRPNALTFTAASFAQTKFGSTKPKNSGKRVNFQQLSPTEFANYMKQRSAMKNYRSSQRSPQQLSPNAREFVPSMQQQYATPWSDASGTPGAGLHNTHHVSPTGLTPEGCFLPDGWGLPTGAADQYGQPSLIVAN